agggctgggtagttccccttgcccgccaaatgtagacaaaaaaggagacatactacttctcgggacatcaaaactaacaacaacctaacaacaacaaagaaaatcataaacagacggctatcaagtgggtgaagcttgggtgttatcacttcgcgcgcccgccctacctgtgaccaaacaccaCGTTCATTTTGGCAACCCTCTGCTGGcacggtaacggctggcctaatccatggcttacgccacgcgtcctccctctattttaaatttaatgcatcatgcttcaatatatatccaagctttaataatcgtaaattgacaatttcatctttctcattaataaatagctatactcaaaattatcactaaccactaagaaacaccaaaacgttcgagacaaaggcaaacaaggaaataactgctgaaatttcgttcaaccaacagggataccctcacccatacgtaatggaatatgtgtagttgactggatccagttttacgggagttaatttaactcgggcccctacggagacttaacctaccaagagctcttgttaagggtccccgggacataaacaataaacaatatttttttcacaaatcgctcgaccaaatacggtggactgatgggacccccgcgtcacccactaagggttaatcttctggcactgaacagctgatcgcagatttaggttcgtgaaaggtgttggtgtttttacatattttttttcaatgtacgttaaacggtttaagctaatactaattactaaataaaggacaacacacggaacaaaataacatttaatgtggaacggtgtttggagtgcggattatgttttttttctttaaattcaaacgacgtgggcgatcgctggccgtggccggtcagccctaaatttatataggtccgagtatacgtgtgcgcgtgtgtgtgtgtgtgaatagggtttcggggttgttacctggtgaatgagaccaaacgtgtggcacgcactggaaggcgatgcaacgatcgtgcggtgtggctagaatcgccctggcagctaaatcgttcTCTTTCACactcccccttcacacgtcccgcgctacttggctcacacacgcgcaactggaacgaactcactcaggttccgttgggcagtcttcttctctgcagtcgactttctcgaactccagtgtccctctccaggaaaccttctggcccggttctggtggctatattccttgccggttcaaactttctgttttaagcacaaaatttccaatttcgacgttactccgtccacgctccacgatttctataatccaatccaccttttctaatattttcactcctatttatccctttttcccttactaatacatataactaatcctattctcttccttatatccccagtgacggctccagctccccccgatgtccccatacaccatcgagcctccctggacttccgctagatggcgcgtcgccctcagccctggccacctatcgttcaggtgggactggaacaacaggataacaacttgatttaataataattgtaGATCCattttatcctttatctcAACTTAAAAATGAGTTTTAAAGCAAGAAAGTCATCGACTGTATACAAGAGCTCCGCGCCATAGTAATATGtaccattatataccgatataccgtaaatatacatACCTTcaaccaaagactatacaataccaagatgtcgcatgaggaacaaatgctttttcaattttcgtttgacgcttcatggtacgggcgcgcggggctattacttcaattctcttttacgctaccttcgcctccgaagtgctactcggcttcggtcagcacgagctcgagccaacccagaaatatgcttgtagttgtgtatatgtgtgtatgtccgaggtcggcacggccataaaccggtttcgcccgcagcatatacggcttttagcttcacacacaagcgcactgaaagcatgtcagtgtctgcgtgccgaaaccgtagggcagcgtggtcgctgatgtctttggcgcggcacagtggggactcagccgaaatagtcaaaaaattttatgagtgctttagataaatttaatgtacgcatctaatagagaatttgccaatcgaattttcaagatagttttagtttaggagatataagcactcaaagtttaatattttttcagtgtgcaaatatttattgactaactaactaatttagcaagctgagacggccaaaggtcccactgtgccgctccaaagacatcggcgatccgcgaccaccgcttcgacggtgtAGGCATttccgaacagacgaaaccgaggggcagcggggtcgcggtagagacgaagtacaggcgaaaagggaattgaaaccccgcgcgctcgccatagaacagctttttggtcgctcatgcaacatcttggtattgtatagtctttgcttCAACTCAATTTTGGCGTCAAAATATACAGAGAAGCGTATAATATACCGTAAAATTCGAAAACTACGGTGGCTGAAGCTGTTGCTTGTAGCAGGGCTGCCACTCTATCGCAAAACCCCAGTTGCGTGTCGATAGATTGCCCAAAAAGGTacgaaggtagcgtaaaagagaattgaagtactagccccgcgcgcccgtaccatgaagcgtcaaacgaaaattgaaaaagcatttgttcctcatgcaacatcttggtattgtatagtctttgcttCAACTCAATTTTGGCGTCAAAATATACAGAGAAGCGTATAATATACCGTTAAATTCGAAAACTACGGTGGCTGAAACTGTTGCTTGTAGCAGGGCTGCCACTCTATCGCAAAACCCCAGTTGCGTGTCGATAGATTGCCCAAAAGGGTacgaaggtagcgtaaaagagaattgaagtactagccccgcgcgcccgtaccatgaagcgtcaaacgaaaattgaaaaagcatttgttcctcatgcaacatcttggtattgtatagtctttgcttCAACTCAATTTTGGCGTCAAAATATACAGAGAAGCGTATAATATACCGTAAAATTCGAAAACTACGGTGGCTGAAGCTGTTGCTTGTAGCAGGGCTGCCACTCTATCGCAAAACCCCAGTTGCGTGTCGATAGATTGCCCAAAAAGGTtcgaaggtagcgtaaaagagaattgaagtactagccccgcgcgcccgtaccatgaagcgtcaaacgaaaattgaaaatgcatttgttcctcatgcaacatcttggtattgtatagtctttgcttCAACTCAATTTTGGCGTCAAAATATACAGAGAAGCGTATAATCTACCGTAAAATTCTAAAACTACGGTGGCTGAAGCTGTTGCTTGTAGCAGGGCTGCCACTCTATCGCAAAACCCCAGTTGCGTGTCGATAGATTGCCCAAAAACATTCGGGGTACgccaaaaagtaaaaaatccTATATATGTTGAACTATTTATAATGAGAATATGTATTCAAAATGGAACAAACAAAGCCATACAAAATAATCAAAAATAACGACAAGAAAATCAGCCTTGACGTCGATTTGTATTTGGTTACGCATTATATATCGTACACTGCGCATTCGAGCACATTGTGCTGTGAGACTGTTCAAAATCAGTCTTATGAGTACCCAGATTATTTACTTTCCGCTGTTTTTCGGTGATATGAAAACATTTCAGATCGGATTTGGGCGAAAATAAAATTTACTTCCACATACACAGCTTGCGAAAATGGAAAACGAGGTAGCTATACGCAGGACCATAGTCGCCTAGACTACTCCTAATCTCATGTTGACCGTTCCAGCAGTGCGCAATTCCCCGGCTGCCGGTAGACGGCGAATCCATTCGGTTCAATGACTGGAACATTAGCTACGAAAAGTCGCACATATTAAAAAGTATCTGCAAGCAGGGCAGCACCAAGTGCTGCGACAAGGACGATGCCAATCGCTGTGAACTCTGCCACTATCAACACTCGCTGGACCTGCCTCACTTGCCCGACATGGTGTTCCACAAAAACAAACTGGTGCTGCAGCACAAGGACGGCGCTCTTATGGAGTTCAAGCCTATGGATGCCCTGGCCCTGATCGACAATGGCAAACAGCCTCTGGAGGTGGCCTGTGCCCAGGAATGGCGTCATACCCGGTCGGTATTTGAGCGGTTGAAGAGTTTTGACGTTGAAGTGCGAATTCCATACTCGTTTCTATACCTTTTCCCTATACCCTTTCCAGTCCGGAGCAGACCATGGAGAAGAAGTTCAAGCCGTTCGACTGGACATTCACGTCCACCTA
The Drosophila miranda strain MSH22 chromosome XL, D.miranda_PacBio2.1, whole genome shotgun sequence genome window above contains:
- the LOC108155046 gene encoding TIP41-like protein isoform X1 gives rise to the protein MENEQCAIPRLPVDGESIRFNDWNISYEKSHILKSICKQGSTKCCDKDDANRCELCHYQHSLDLPHLPDMVFHKNKLVLQHKDGALMEFKPMDALALIDNGKQPLEVACAQEWRHTRPEQTMEKKFKPFDWTFTSTYQGTMNEKIRSESSDMTLNKFKLMQRENIIFYTDLTLFEDELHDHGISVMSVRIRVMPSGFFILLRHFLRVDDVVMRMYDTRFHHEVENDYILKEYVHREAPCSKLQSSMAFWTNPDEMQNYLPVLSKQMHKLFFN
- the LOC108155046 gene encoding TIP41-like protein isoform X2, with the translated sequence MENECAIPRLPVDGESIRFNDWNISYEKSHILKSICKQGSTKCCDKDDANRCELCHYQHSLDLPHLPDMVFHKNKLVLQHKDGALMEFKPMDALALIDNGKQPLEVACAQEWRHTRPEQTMEKKFKPFDWTFTSTYQGTMNEKIRSESSDMTLNKFKLMQRENIIFYTDLTLFEDELHDHGISVMSVRIRVMPSGFFILLRHFLRVDDVVMRMYDTRFHHEVENDYILKEYVHREAPCSKLQSSMAFWTNPDEMQNYLPVLSKQMHKLFFN